CATCCCCAAACTATCAGCCGAGAAACCGGAGAAGGGGGGGCGAAGATTCGGGGgagaagaagaaccagaggccaGGGTTCACGGAAGGAGGGTAAAGGAGCTAATAGAAAATGACGAGGCCGACAGTTATTCTGCCGGAACAACCAGAAGAACAGGAAGTGAAGCCTGGGAGGAGGAATGTCGTAGGGAGAAAAGGCCTAGGCAGGAGGGAGAAAGCGTAGACCAAAAACTGcagaagttgagagagcagctcttgaTCGAGTTGGGGACCAAAAATCAAGATCAGGCTCTcttgcccacctcttcacccttctcgaagtgggtgcagtAGGAGACCATCcccaagaagttcatgatgcctcCTATGGCCGCATACGACGGAGCTGGACACCCCAGGGAGCACGTCTTAAActataagactttcatggagctgcagaccttatcggatgccttgatgtgcaaggtattccctacgaCGCTGACAGGGCCGGCACGGGCTTGGTTTAATAGCCTGGAAGCTGAGAGCAtcagaagttttggagatctggccaatcttttcatcagccggttcattgcTGGAGTGCCTGCAGACAAGAAGACGAGCTACCTGGAGACGGTTAGGCAGAGAAGAGATCAATCGCTCAGGGaatatgtcgcccgtttcaatacggaggcttTGCAGATTCCCGAACTGGATGAGGGTAGAGCAGTGGAGGCTATGCAGAAAGGGACGACCTCgcccgagttctttggctcattgagcaggaagcctcTCACCTGACTGGCAtagctgatgaagagggcggagaagTACATAAagcaggatgacgccttggtGACAAGCAGGTTCGCCAGAGGAGCGGCAGATAAGGGGAAAGCCCCAGAAGAGAGAAGGTCGGAAAGACACGAGAAGAAGCAGGGCAAGAGACCTGAGCCCTACAGGCAGCCCTGGGaccgaagggaccaaagacccctCCCTCCTAGTGTAAcaacccgaaatcggaccgttaccggcgctaggatccagatcaacttaaggtcgccgggacccgtagcaagcctaacatataacctatcatacctgataaatcccatacatgatcatacatttacataaaaattttaaactttccattcaccaagcttgacctgtgcatgcaccataacattaATCATACAAATctcatactagagctctcatcaaatgctctagttgggtcaacattatatacatcaagcttggtttacttTTCTCAAcattaacattaaaacatttcataaacatttcatataattaaaaatttttgataacataataattaactgatttttttacaatatttatctACTTGATTCCCCACCCATACAAGTTTTTTTATTGTGCCCCACCCTGCCACAAATTGAACAATGGACTCTGgacatttcttttattttgtttgacCTCCAGTCCATCTCATTACGTATTCTAGAGGACCTCGGTCGTCCCTTCTTCCTTGTTCTAGAAATGTCAGGCACAAGAGAAAGTCCACTGCTGCAGGCCAATAGTCAGGATGTCCAAGAGGATAGAACGTGTAGTCGTAACATTGGATTGTACGATCCAATTTATAATAGTCAGATACAAATTGTCCGTAGTCAATTGAATGTGACATGCATACAGCAATAGCATGAGAACATGGTATTCTTATCTCCTGAAATTTGCCACAAGTGCATGTTTGATCCATGAGTTTGACCACTTGCTTTTGCCTCCCGTTTGCAATACTGATTTCGTAAACCATTGTCTGACTATTGAACCGCCGGACTCTATGTCCATTTGCTTTAATTGCATTAGCACGCAGTGTGTCACTACAATACTGATTGAAAACATAGCCTCTACTTTGTTGATCCAAAAATCTTGTCCTCCGCGTATCAAAATAATGGACACactggaaaaatattttttcaaccaTTGCCGTTATTAGCAACGCCCGAAATCCTTTCATCATGCCATTTAGTGATTCTGCCATGTTCGTTGTCATCACGCCATACCTCTGTCCACCATCGTGCGATCTCGTCCATTTCTCTAAATTTATCTTAATTGCCCAATCGTATGATTCTGGGTGCACCTTCCGAATATTGTTCATTGCATcataaaaatttcttttctgATTTTCATTTGCTTATATAAATGACAAgtttataaaagttaaattacCACGAGTCAAAAgtgacattaaatttaaaatattaagtaaacTTCGTATTAAAACATGACACATACCTGCCTTGCGCAACGCTTCCTTTATTGTTGCATTTTTTAATGtcttattataattattcaGAACATGTCTGATGCAGTAACGATAATGACCAGATGGAGGTTGCCACCAATCTTTCTGCATCGCCTTAAGAATTCCAGCATGGCGATCTGAAATTACACATAAATCTTCTCGATTGGTCACGAAGATCCTTAAGCAATCCATAAACCATGATCAATTGTCACCGTCCTCCTTATCAACAATGGCAAAAGCTAATGGAAATAGTTGATTATTTCCATCAAGTGCGGTTGCACACAGTATACACCCGGTGTATTTTCCGTACAAGAATGTTCCATCGATTGAGATAACAGGTCGGCAATGTTTAAATCCCTTAATCGATTGCTTAAAAGCCCAAAACATATGGTCAAATATACAACACATCGGATTTAATCGCTCATTTATCCAATGTGGATTATCTTCGATCATGTATACTGTTTCTGGGTTAAAATGATGAAGAGCAGTCATGAATCTACGCAAATGACTGTATGATTCATCCCAACCCCCATAAAGCCGTGCAATTGCCTTCTGCTTAGCTTTCCATATTTTCTGATAAGACGACTCGTACTCAAATTTATCCCGCACTTCAGCTTGTAGGGCAACAATTTTTATATCAGGCTGTTGTTCAATTAATGCAAATATGAATGAAGAAATGAAATTCTCATCCAATTGGCAATGGTTTTTTGTCAACTGAGGATTTGTACATGTGTGCGGTCCATTGTATCTCATAATTTTCCATATATTCTCCCATTCTTTCTTGGATGCTCGAAGCCTCCATGCATATCCACTGTCTTTGTCTTTACACTTTATAGAATACGTCTTCTCCCTCATTTCATGATAACAAAATTGATGGTGATGTCTTAGATGATATTCTTTTGCAGCCGCAACCACTGCATCTCTCGAAGAAAATATCATCCCAACTGAAAACTCTTTAGAAGGATCCCAAAAGTAACGACCTTCTGACTTATCATAAGGATTCACCCTCAGCAAATCGAAGTCTATTTCTGCATACGGAGGAGGATGAACAACAGGCACAATAGGATTAGAAAATTGTGTGTTGTAATATCGAGACTCACTCCCAATATCCTCCTGaccattatcatcatcatcatcctcagtAAACATTCATGAATCATCGTCGTCCTCATCCTCGTCCTCCTCCTCATTCTCTACTGTATCAGATAAATTAATTGACGGCCCTGCAAGACTATCAGATAAACCATAATCATCAACTACATTTTGCTCTTCACATGGTTCATCATTTGATTTAAGTGCAGTTCCAGATGGACCAATATCAGCATCCTCATTTGTAGTATCAACACAACGAAGTATCTTAACATATATTTCTATACCAGGTATACCACCAATTTGATACAAGTAATTAAACATACTAGATACATCATCTTCACCCCATATCTCCATACATTCAAATTGTAAGGATCCATCCACAATTGTAGGTTTTCTAAAACTAATCGTCTCTATAAATTCATTATTCTCGGATAATCCAATTGCACGAGCAATTTTACCGACCAATTGATTAAAACTTATCCGTTTACCCAATGGAATAATCTTTGAAAAACCTCCATCATAATCGTAACCATTacaactatttataatattaccATCCCAATAAATATTAGCATATGCAGGAACTGCCATTtctctgataaaaaaaaatagaataataaataattttactaccatttactatatacataaaaaaataaaaatttagaatataaaatatttaaaacttaccTGTGTTTCTTCTTTTGTAGTCGAATCGATAAGAGtacaaataatatttttgtgaaatttgtaGAGGGGAAGAAATAGTTTATAGAAcgtaatttattgagatataaTGCAGATGTTAAGTAATTTATAAAGTAATGGATGGGGTAATTTATAGAGAGACCGGAAATGGGAGTGATGTATAAAGTGATTGGTCGGAGTGACTGGTGATTGGTGAGATAATTTATAGGCGGGGCGGGTTCTAGTTCGACACTAACACTGCCGAAATAGGGTAACGGACTGCAAAGCGTCGTGCATGCACCAACATGCATGCATGCCCCTGCGTGCATGCAGGGCCGTGATGCAGGTACGGCCCTGTATGCATTAATCAGCTCTTCGGCACTTATAGTGCCGAGGAGCTTTCTTCAtgctttattaaaataattttaaaataaaaaaatggagccactttattaaaataattttaaaataaaaaaatagaacgtattaaatatttttaaaaattaaaatattatatttttaaataactattaaattttattatctcttaatttatatttattttaaaaatattaaattttatttttaacagtaaaataaattttaattttttataaataaaaatatatataaataatattttagtaataaatgagtttttcgtaaactatttaaatttagaaaatattttaattttaaaatatataaatttattagataataaattagataatttaaatttaaatattataataatattattattaaatattattaaaaattgattttataataGAATTAGAAATGAGTTATTAATTGGTTGatggttaaaaaatatataattttaaatataaaaaataaatttaatattaatatattttaattaatatcaataaataaattttaatttattataatatattattaatttttataaattttttaaatatatgtttgttttatatattttatttttattaaacattTATAAGGCCACAGACATTTgttcgacaccatgggtgtcgaacAAGCGTGTTCCGTTGACacacaggatccgaaaatattttcggatcctgcataattttaaaattatttttccttttgtgcataatttgaaaaattgctcCAAAAATGTTGAAGAGACAGACATAGAGAAACTACCATATTTACAAGCTGTTGTGAAGGAAGCATTTCGATTACATCCTCCTCTTCCTTTACTTATTCCTAGAAATACTATAAAAGATACAAATTTCATGGGGTACCACATACCAAAAGATACTCAAGTTTTAGTGAGTGCATGGGCAATGGGAAGGGACCCAGATTCTTGGGAAGATCCCTTGGCCTTCAAGCctgagaggtttttaggttcaAATATTGACTATAAAGGGCAGAATTTTGAACTACTTCCGTTTGGATCGGGGAGGAGGATTTGTGTGGGTATGTTATTAGGTCAACGAGTAGTTCTTCTTGGTTTGGCATCTTTAATTCACTGTTTTGATTGGGAACTTGACAAGCATACAACTCCTGAGACCTTAGATATGAGAGAACTGGTGGGGATGGTTGTGAGAAAACTTGTACCTTTGAATCTCATACCCAAGAGACGTCCGACAATGAAGGTTGCCTAAACAATATGGTGTAGGCACTCTCAAGataataaaatcttaaattcCAACTTTATTTTGCTTCTTTAAAGAATCTATCTATACGATTGTCTGATGTCTCAATGCATGCATAAATTTAACTGTGGTACTCATGTCTATATGCAGTTATTCTATAAGAAAAAAACCTTATCGAACCCATGTCTATAATAAAAAAACCTTAACTGAACCTTTGTATGcagttaaattataataaatcctATATAAAACTCTATACATTTATATTACGAGTCTTATAGATCCGAATTAGAAAAAATCTACACTTATTCTataactataaaataaaaatattaaattaatatattgatAAGATAAATTCCCTTAATTTCTTCTTAATAAATTAGCTTGTTAAAAATTATATGGAATTAATTACTATTAGTTCAAATatagaatatttttaatagGGATGATTACCAAAAacattc
This is a stretch of genomic DNA from Manihot esculenta cultivar AM560-2 chromosome 2, M.esculenta_v8, whole genome shotgun sequence. It encodes these proteins:
- the LOC110608858 gene encoding uncharacterized protein LOC110608858, with protein sequence MFTEDDDDDNGQEDIGSESRYYNTQFSNPIVPVVHPPPYAEIDFDLLRVNPYDKSEGRYFWDPSKEFSVGMIFSSRDAVVAAAKEYHLRHHHQFCYHEMREKTYSIKCKDKDSGYAWRLRASKKEWENIWKIMRYNGPHTCTNPQLTKNHCQLDENFISSFIFALIEQQPDIKIVALQAEVRDKFEYESSYQKIWKAKQKAIARLYGGWDESYSHLRRFMTALHHFNPETVYMIEDNPHWINERLNPMCCIFDHMFWAFKQSIKGFKHCRPVISIDGTFLYGKYTGCILCATALDGNNQLFPLAFAIVDKEDDRHAGILKAMQKDWWQPPSGHYRYCIRHVLNNYNKTLKNATIKEALRKAANENQKRNFYDAMNNIRKVHPESYDWAIKINLEKWTRSHDGGQRYGVMTTNMAESLNGMMKGFRALLITAMVEKIFFQCVHYFDTRRTRFLDQQSRGYVFNQYCSDTLRANAIKANGHRVRRFNSQTMVYEISIANGRQKQVVKLMDQTCTCGKFQEIRIPCSHAIAVCMSHSIDYGQFVSDYYKLDRTIQCYDYTFYPLGHPDYWPAAVDFLLCLTFLEQGRRDDRGPLEYVMRWTGGQTK